One stretch of Pararhizobium qamdonense DNA includes these proteins:
- a CDS encoding LacI family transcriptional regulator translates to MDDKNKSRQAAHPASMNDRPTLKTIAFMTGLGITTVSRALKDAPDIGAETKERVRLVAKQVGYQPNRAGVRLRTGKTNVISLVLSLEEEVMGLTSPIVVGISEILASTGYHLVITPYRFSKDALAPVRYVLDTGAADGVIISRTEPNDPRVALMMERNFPFATHGRTDMGLTHPYHDFDNEGFAYEAVRRLAELGRKRIVILQPPQHLTFHRHMRKGFDRAVRDFGIEAVPFNSVDIDNSLVDIRAAFESLMGAPDAPDGIVSGSGAGSIAVIAGLEAVGKRLRHDVDMVSKVPSDFLSWLRPEVITVNEDIRHAGRELAKAVIARIAGTPAEELQSLSKAI, encoded by the coding sequence ATGGACGACAAAAACAAAAGCCGGCAGGCGGCGCACCCGGCCTCGATGAATGATCGCCCCACCCTGAAGACAATCGCCTTCATGACCGGCCTTGGCATCACCACCGTATCGCGTGCGCTGAAGGATGCTCCCGATATTGGCGCTGAAACCAAGGAGCGCGTGCGCCTGGTTGCCAAACAGGTCGGGTATCAGCCCAACCGCGCCGGCGTCAGGCTGCGCACCGGCAAGACCAATGTGATCAGCCTTGTGCTCTCGCTTGAGGAAGAGGTGATGGGCCTGACCAGCCCGATCGTCGTCGGTATTTCCGAAATCCTGGCCTCGACGGGCTATCACCTCGTCATCACGCCATACCGCTTCTCCAAGGACGCGCTGGCGCCGGTGCGCTACGTGCTCGACACGGGCGCGGCCGACGGCGTGATCATCTCACGGACCGAACCGAACGACCCCCGGGTTGCCCTGATGATGGAGCGGAATTTTCCCTTCGCCACGCATGGGCGCACCGATATGGGGCTGACCCACCCCTATCATGACTTCGACAATGAAGGCTTTGCCTATGAGGCCGTGCGGCGCCTGGCCGAACTTGGGCGAAAGCGCATCGTCATCCTGCAGCCGCCGCAGCATCTGACCTTCCACCGGCATATGCGAAAGGGGTTTGACCGGGCCGTCCGCGATTTCGGGATCGAGGCCGTACCGTTCAATTCCGTCGATATCGACAATAGCCTGGTGGATATCCGCGCTGCTTTCGAAAGCCTGATGGGTGCGCCGGATGCGCCTGACGGCATCGTCTCCGGCTCCGGCGCAGGCTCGATCGCGGTCATTGCCGGTCTTGAAGCGGTCGGAAAACGGCTGAGGCATGATGTCGATATGGTCTCCAAAGTACCGAGCGATTTCCTGAGCTGGCTGCGGCCGGAAGTCATCACCGTGAACGAGGACATCCGCCATGCAGGCCGGGAACTGGCCAAGGCCGTGATTGCCCGCATTGCCGGCACGCCTGCGGAAGAATTGCAAAGCCTCAGCAAAGCTATTTAA
- a CDS encoding ABC transporter substrate-binding protein produces MKLRLLAAALAATVVLPLGIANAADLEVTHWWTSGGEAAAVAELAKAFDATGNKWVDGAIAGSGGTARPIMVSRITGGDPMGATQFNHGRQAEELVQAGLMRDLTDVATKENWKDVIKPLSLLDSCTIDGKIYCAPVNIHSWQWLWLSNAAFKTAGVEIPKNWDEFVAAGPALEKAGIVPLAIGGQAWQANGAFGVLVIAIGGKDVYQKVFADKDEEAAAGPEMVKVFKAADDARRLSKGTNVQDWNQATNMVITGKAGGQIMGDWAQGEFQLAGQTAGTDYTCLPGLGVNEIISTGGDAFYFPLLEDEEKSKAQEVLASTLLNPKTQVAFNLKKGSLPVRGDVDLAAANDCMKKGLDILAKGNVVVSTDQLVSADSQKQMEDLFSEFFATPAMTPEDAQKRFVDIIAAAD; encoded by the coding sequence ATGAAATTGCGTTTGTTGGCTGCTGCATTGGCGGCGACTGTGGTTTTGCCGTTGGGCATCGCCAACGCTGCCGATCTGGAAGTAACGCATTGGTGGACGTCGGGAGGCGAAGCCGCTGCCGTCGCTGAACTCGCCAAGGCATTCGATGCCACCGGCAATAAATGGGTCGATGGTGCCATCGCCGGTTCCGGCGGCACGGCGCGGCCGATCATGGTCAGCCGCATCACCGGCGGCGATCCGATGGGCGCCACCCAGTTCAACCATGGCCGCCAGGCGGAAGAGCTGGTGCAGGCCGGCCTCATGCGCGACCTGACCGATGTTGCGACCAAGGAAAACTGGAAGGACGTCATCAAGCCGCTGAGCCTGCTCGACAGCTGCACGATCGACGGAAAGATCTATTGCGCCCCGGTCAATATTCATTCCTGGCAGTGGCTCTGGCTGTCCAACGCCGCCTTCAAGACGGCCGGCGTCGAAATTCCGAAGAACTGGGACGAATTCGTCGCTGCCGGTCCCGCACTGGAGAAGGCCGGTATCGTTCCGCTCGCCATCGGTGGCCAGGCCTGGCAGGCAAACGGCGCTTTCGGCGTTCTGGTGATCGCGATTGGCGGCAAGGACGTCTATCAGAAGGTCTTTGCCGACAAGGATGAGGAAGCCGCAGCCGGTCCCGAGATGGTCAAGGTCTTCAAGGCTGCCGACGACGCGCGCCGCCTGTCCAAGGGCACCAACGTGCAGGATTGGAACCAGGCCACCAACATGGTCATCACCGGCAAGGCCGGCGGCCAGATCATGGGCGACTGGGCGCAGGGCGAATTTCAGCTCGCCGGCCAGACGGCCGGTACCGACTATACCTGCCTGCCGGGCCTCGGCGTGAACGAGATCATCTCGACGGGCGGCGATGCCTTCTATTTCCCGCTTCTGGAGGATGAGGAGAAATCGAAGGCGCAGGAAGTGCTCGCCTCGACGCTTCTGAACCCGAAGACGCAGGTTGCCTTCAATCTGAAGAAGGGGTCGCTGCCGGTGCGCGGCGACGTCGATCTGGCGGCCGCCAACGACTGCATGAAAAAAGGTCTCGACATTCTCGCCAAGGGCAATGTTGTCGTGAGTACCGACCAGCTGGTGTCCGCAGACAGCCAGAAGCAGATGGAGGATCTCTTCTCGGAGTTCTTCGCCACACCGGCGATGACGCCGGAAGATGCGCAGAAGCGCTTCGTGGATATCATCGCCGCTGCCGACTGA
- a CDS encoding carbohydrate ABC transporter permease: MTGQANAGRPNQLLRNLHSKIASIPMILTAVVIFLGGTLWTVFYSFTNSKLLPRLSFVGLDQYERLWAAPRWIVSIQNLAIYGVFSLIFSLVIGFLLAALMDQKIRFENTFRTIFLYPFALSFIVTGLVWQWILNPEFGIQSVVRSLGWTTFSFDPLYTPSIVIYGILIAALWQGTGLVMCLMLAGLRGIDEDIWKAARVDGIPMWKTYLFIIIPMMRAVFITTLVIIASGIVRVYDLVVAQTSGGPGISSEVPAKYVYDYMFQAQNLGQGFAASTMMLITVAIIIVPWAYLEFGGRKRG, encoded by the coding sequence ATGACGGGCCAAGCGAATGCCGGCCGGCCAAACCAGTTGCTGCGCAATCTCCATTCAAAGATTGCCTCAATTCCGATGATACTCACCGCCGTCGTCATCTTTCTCGGCGGCACGCTCTGGACGGTGTTTTATTCCTTCACCAATTCCAAGCTCCTGCCGCGCCTCTCCTTCGTCGGGCTCGATCAGTACGAGCGTTTGTGGGCCGCACCGCGCTGGATCGTCTCCATCCAGAACCTTGCCATCTACGGCGTCTTCTCGCTGATCTTCAGCCTGGTCATCGGCTTTCTGCTGGCAGCGCTGATGGATCAGAAGATCCGTTTCGAAAACACCTTCCGGACGATCTTCCTCTATCCTTTCGCCCTGTCCTTCATCGTCACGGGACTTGTGTGGCAATGGATCCTCAATCCTGAATTCGGCATCCAGTCGGTGGTGCGTTCGCTGGGCTGGACGACATTCAGCTTCGATCCGCTGTATACGCCCAGCATCGTCATCTACGGCATTCTGATTGCCGCGCTTTGGCAGGGCACCGGCCTCGTCATGTGCCTGATGCTGGCCGGTCTGCGCGGCATCGACGAAGACATCTGGAAGGCCGCGCGCGTCGATGGCATCCCGATGTGGAAGACCTATCTCTTCATCATCATCCCGATGATGCGTGCCGTCTTCATCACAACGCTGGTGATCATCGCCAGCGGTATCGTGCGCGTCTACGATCTCGTCGTGGCGCAGACCAGCGGCGGGCCCGGCATCTCCTCGGAAGTTCCGGCAAAATACGTCTACGACTACATGTTCCAGGCTCAAAATCTCGGCCAGGGCTTTGCCGCCTCGACCATGATGCTGATCACCGTCGCCATCATCATCGTTCCCTGGGCTTATCTCGAATTCGGAGGACGCAAGCGTGGTTGA
- a CDS encoding carbohydrate ABC transporter permease — translation MPIDPSSKAGSTTKMAPGPSGRKPRPMLSPRNIMVYGALLFAAAYYLLPLYVMVVTSLKGMPEIRLGNIFSPPMEITFEPWVKAWSSACTGLNCDGLSRGFWNSVRITIPSTLFSIAIASINGYALANWRFKGADLFFTILIVGAFIPYQVMIYPIVIVLRELGLYGSLTGLIIVHSIFGMPILTLLFRNYFSSLPEELFKAARVDGAGFWTIYFKIMLPMSLPIFVVAMILQVTGIWNDFLFGVVFTRPEYYPMTVQLNNIVNSVQGVKEYNVNMAATILTGAVPLIVYFVSGRLFVRGIAAGAVKG, via the coding sequence ATGCCTATCGATCCGTCCTCAAAGGCCGGTTCCACCACGAAAATGGCCCCCGGCCCAAGCGGCAGGAAGCCGCGCCCGATGCTTTCGCCGCGCAACATCATGGTCTATGGCGCGCTGCTTTTTGCGGCCGCTTACTATCTGCTGCCGCTCTACGTCATGGTCGTTACCTCGCTCAAGGGCATGCCGGAAATCCGGCTTGGGAATATCTTCTCGCCGCCGATGGAAATTACCTTCGAGCCCTGGGTGAAGGCCTGGTCGAGCGCCTGCACCGGGCTCAACTGCGACGGGCTGTCGCGGGGGTTCTGGAATTCGGTGCGCATCACCATCCCATCGACGCTGTTTTCCATCGCGATCGCCTCGATCAATGGCTATGCGCTGGCCAACTGGCGGTTCAAGGGTGCAGACCTGTTCTTCACCATCCTGATCGTCGGAGCGTTCATTCCTTACCAGGTGATGATCTATCCGATCGTCATCGTGCTGCGCGAACTGGGGCTTTACGGCTCGCTCACCGGCCTGATCATCGTGCATTCGATCTTCGGCATGCCGATCCTGACGCTGCTGTTCCGCAACTATTTCAGTTCGTTGCCGGAGGAACTGTTCAAGGCGGCGCGTGTCGATGGCGCCGGGTTCTGGACGATCTATTTCAAGATCATGCTGCCGATGTCGCTGCCGATCTTCGTGGTCGCGATGATCCTGCAGGTCACCGGGATCTGGAACGACTTCCTGTTCGGTGTCGTGTTCACCCGGCCGGAATATTATCCGATGACCGTCCAGCTCAACAATATCGTCAATTCGGTCCAGGGCGTGAAGGAATACAACGTCAACATGGCGGCCACCATCCTGACCGGCGCCGTGCCGTTGATCGTCTATTTCGTCTCCGGACGGCTTTTCGTCCGTGGCATCGCCGCCGGCGCAGTGAAAGGATAA
- a CDS encoding ABC transporter ATP-binding protein, whose amino-acid sequence MNSVSVRDLSLSFGAVTVLETLNLDVRDGEFLVLLGSSGCGKSTLLNCIAGLLDVTGGQIFIKDKNVTWEEPKDRGIGMVFQSYALYPQMTVEGNLSFGLKVAKLPQAEIDKRVARAAEILQIQPLLKRKPSELSGGQRQRVAIGRALVRDVDVFLFDEPLSNLDAKLRSELRVEIKRLHQSLKNTMIYVTHDQIEALTLADRIAVMKSGVIQQLADPMTIYNMPENLFVAGFIGSPSMNFFRGEIKDKNGRKVIEINGVDFAMDAYPARGPLEAGRKVVLGVRPEHVKVDEPGAEIHDAVVDIEEPMGADNLLWLKLAGQTISVRIAGARRYAPGTAVKLSFDMSMASVFDAVTENRI is encoded by the coding sequence ATCAACAGCGTATCGGTCAGGGATCTGTCATTGAGCTTCGGTGCCGTCACCGTGCTCGAAACCCTCAATCTTGATGTCCGGGATGGCGAGTTCCTGGTGCTTCTCGGCTCGTCCGGCTGCGGGAAATCGACCCTTCTGAATTGCATCGCCGGGCTCCTCGACGTCACCGGCGGCCAGATCTTCATCAAGGACAAGAATGTCACCTGGGAAGAGCCGAAGGATCGCGGCATCGGCATGGTGTTTCAGTCCTATGCGCTCTATCCGCAGATGACGGTGGAGGGCAATCTGTCCTTCGGCCTGAAGGTGGCCAAGTTGCCGCAGGCGGAAATCGACAAGCGGGTGGCGCGCGCCGCCGAAATCCTGCAGATCCAGCCGCTCTTGAAACGCAAGCCTTCGGAACTCTCCGGCGGCCAGCGCCAGCGCGTGGCCATCGGCCGGGCTTTGGTGCGCGATGTCGATGTCTTCCTGTTCGATGAGCCGCTGTCCAATCTCGATGCCAAGCTGCGCTCGGAACTGCGCGTCGAAATCAAGCGGCTGCATCAGTCCTTGAAGAACACGATGATCTACGTCACCCATGACCAGATCGAGGCACTGACGCTGGCCGACCGTATTGCGGTGATGAAAAGCGGCGTCATCCAGCAGCTGGCCGATCCGATGACGATCTACAACATGCCGGAAAATCTCTTCGTCGCCGGCTTCATCGGCTCGCCCTCGATGAATTTCTTTCGCGGCGAGATCAAGGACAAGAACGGGCGCAAGGTCATCGAGATCAATGGGGTCGATTTCGCCATGGATGCCTATCCGGCCCGTGGGCCCTTGGAGGCCGGCCGCAAGGTCGTGCTCGGGGTGCGTCCGGAACATGTCAAGGTGGATGAGCCGGGTGCTGAGATCCATGACGCGGTCGTCGATATCGAGGAACCGATGGGGGCCGACAATCTCCTGTGGCTGAAGCTTGCCGGGCAGACCATCTCGGTACGCATTGCCGGCGCGCGGCGCTATGCGCCGGGGACGGCGGTGAAACTCAGCTTCGACATGTCGATGGCCTCGGTGTTCGACGCCGTGACGGAGAACAGGATTTAG